TATGATGCAGGTGGATGACGTGATGCTTTTGGGAATTCAGCTTTAACTTTAGGCTTCATCAAGCTTATGAAGAGGTTTCTGCTTTTCCTTTCTATCCTGTTGGTCGCCATGCAAACGTTGGCTCAGCAACAGGAAGCAGACAGCCTTTCTCAGCTTCTCCAAACCAAGTATTCGAAAAACGACACGGCCCGTATTCGCATTTTGGTGGCAACCAGCGAATCGCTGTTGCGCATAGACCCCGACCGTTCGTTGGAACTGAGCAAGGAGGCACTCCGACTGAGCATTCTTCTTGGTTCCGAAAAGTACGTCAGCACTATTTACAACAACACGGGCACGGCCAACCGCATCAAGGGCGATTACACCAAAAGCCTCAGCTTTCACAATAAAGCGTTGGAGAATGACCGTAAGAACGGAAATCGAAAGGATGAGGCGCTCTCGCTCAACAACATTGGCAATGTTTATCTGAAAGAAGGACACTACAAGGATGCCATCCTGAATTACGAACGGGCACTGGCCATCCGTCAGGACATCAACGATCTGGAAGGCGTGGCCAGCTCGCTCAACAACCTGGGGCTGGTATATAAGAACCAAGGCGACCTCGACCGCGCATTGTCCTACTACCAGAACTCCTTCAAGATATTTCAGCAGATGGGCGACCGCGTGGGACTTGCCAATGCCCTCAACAACATGGGCATTGTTCATCGTTCGCACGGAAACCGAGAACGGGCGCTTGACAACTTCCTGACAGCGCTGCATCTGTTCCGCGAGCTTGGGAACAAGGTCGGTGAGGCCAACACCCTCAACAACATCGGCAACATCTACTACCAGCAAAAGAAATACGATCAGGCGCTGGGCTTCTATCAGAACTCGTTGCAGATAAGCGAATCCCTTGGCGACCAGAATTCTACAGCAGGAAAATACTCGAACATCGGTGGGGTTTACCTCATGTTAGGAGACAAGGAGAAAGCGTTGGAAAGCACCGAAAAGGCACTTTCGTTACAGAAGAACATTGGCGATGACCAAGGGCAGATAAGCACGCTGAACAACTTGGGTGCCTACTTCATGGAAACGGGCGACCTGAACAAGAGCCTTACATATTTTTTGGAGGCGGAGAAAGTGCAAAAGCGTATCGGTGATCACAATTACAGCACCATTACGCTCACCTCCATCGGTGACATTTACAAGCAGAAAAAACAACCGAAGCTCGGACTGAACTACCTGACCCGTGCGCTTCGTGAAGCCAAACACTACGGAAGTACGGAAGATCAGATCAACGTCTATGAAAAGCTCTCGCAAACGTATGCAGATGCTGGGGATTTCCAGCGGTCATACCAGTTTCAGCAACAGGCCAAAGCGGTAAGCGACAGCTTGGACCGTGTGGTGAGCGCACGCGAACTGGCAGAGATGCAGGTGAAGTTTGAGAGTGAACAGAAACAACGCGAGATTGAACTTTTGAGCAAGGAAAAGGAAGTGCAGGACCTGCGACTTACCAAGCAGATAACGGTGCGCAACACGGTAATTGCCATTGGAATTCTGGCATTGCTGATGCTCGGCCTGATCTACTCGCGCTACCGAACAAAAAAGAAGGCCAACGAGGAGTTGGACCGCAAGAACCGAGAGATCGAGCTCCAAAAGAAAACAGTAGAGGAAAAAAACTGGGAGATCACTTCGAGCATCGAATACGCCAAGCGGATTCAAGACGCGATAATGCCTTCAATGAATGAGATACGTAAGGCACTACCAGAAAGCTTTGTGTTCTATCGCCCGAAGGGAATTGTAAGTGGAGATTTCTATTGGTTCTCCAAACCGAACGATATCAGTTTTATTGCTGCTGTTGACTGTACGGGTCATGGTGTTCCAGGTGCATTTTTAAGCATGATCGGCAACGACCATCTGAACCAAATTGTAAATAGCGAGCATCGCACCAAACCTGATGAGATCCTGAACCGACTTCATCATGAGATTCAGGCCACTTTGCGGCAAA
The sequence above is drawn from the Flavobacteriales bacterium genome and encodes:
- a CDS encoding tetratricopeptide repeat protein — protein: MKRFLLFLSILLVAMQTLAQQQEADSLSQLLQTKYSKNDTARIRILVATSESLLRIDPDRSLELSKEALRLSILLGSEKYVSTIYNNTGTANRIKGDYTKSLSFHNKALENDRKNGNRKDEALSLNNIGNVYLKEGHYKDAILNYERALAIRQDINDLEGVASSLNNLGLVYKNQGDLDRALSYYQNSFKIFQQMGDRVGLANALNNMGIVHRSHGNRERALDNFLTALHLFRELGNKVGEANTLNNIGNIYYQQKKYDQALGFYQNSLQISESLGDQNSTAGKYSNIGGVYLMLGDKEKALESTEKALSLQKNIGDDQGQISTLNNLGAYFMETGDLNKSLTYFLEAEKVQKRIGDHNYSTITLTSIGDIYKQKKQPKLGLNYLTRALREAKHYGSTEDQINVYEKLSQTYADAGDFQRSYQFQQQAKAVSDSLDRVVSARELAEMQVKFESEQKQREIELLSKEKEVQDLRLTKQITVRNTVIAIGILALLMLGLIYSRYRTKKKANEELDRKNREIELQKKTVEEKNWEITSSIEYAKRIQDAIMPSMNEIRKALPESFVFYRPKGIVSGDFYWFSKPNDISFIAAVDCTGHGVPGAFLSMIGNDHLNQIVNSEHRTKPDEILNRLHHEIQATLRQKHGVTENHDGMDIALCAIHHKENKLAFASANRYLYLIRNGELTETKGDHFNIGGIMHEDVRHYTLHEMELQQGDTFYVFSDGVSDQFGGEDSKKFGYKRLKELLLSIHKLPMDEQHKRFEKALAEWMGDSTQIDDFLLIGVRV